In the genome of Arachis hypogaea cultivar Tifrunner chromosome 9, arahy.Tifrunner.gnm2.J5K5, whole genome shotgun sequence, the window CAAGCTTGATGTCAAATCTGAGAAACAACGTGAGTGCAACCGGTGACTCTCGCCGCAAATATGCTGCGGGGAGTGTCACTGGTACGGATTTTCAAACCATATATGGGCTTGTGTAGTGCACGCCGGATCTTTCTAGCCAAAAGTGTGACGAATGTTTGGAGGGGATCGTGGATGTAACTCTGAATGATGGGAAGAAAGGTGGGAGAGTTCTTACTCCAAGATGTCATATTAGGTTTGAAACATACCGTTTCTTTCAGTTTCagcctactactactactaataacAACACTACTACTTCCAAATCGCGATCTGTGATCGTCGTAGCAGTGCCATCTGTTACTGTTTTGGTGTTCATCATGTGTTCTATATGCGTCTATTTAAAAGTGAAAAGGCCAAGCAAACTTTCTGAAAGCACATGTAAGGCTACTCTTAGAACTATTTTCAATTTGGTTTATTTTGAATGcacttatcaaatttaaaaacTACTTACATCATTACCCTGTTGATTCCTATCCCATGCATGTGAAactgaagatgttgaagaagaaattaCGATAAACGAGTCATTGCAGTTCGACTTTGATACCATACGAGTTGCTACAAGTGATTTCTCAAATTCTAATAAACTAGGACAAGGTGGATTTGGAGCAGTTTATAAGGTATAAGATCACACTATTTTACTCTAACAGATATTacttttattaattagtttacaCGTCAAATTTAAGTACGGTAAGAATGTAAGATATATATGCATAGTGactcaagaaaaaaaattaaaaactaaaatcacATATATCATATATGATATATTTTCAGGGTCAGCTCTCCAATGGACAAATGATTGCCGTCAAAAGGTTGTCAAAGGACTCTGGCCAAGGAGCTACGGAATTTAAGAATGAAGTGCTTTTATTGGTCAAACTTCAACATCGAAATTTGGTTAAGTTCCTTGGTTTTTGTttggaaggaattgaaaggtTGCTTATTTATGAGTTTGTTCCTAAGAAAAGTCTTGATTACTTCATATTTGGTACGTTCACCATAATAATTGGACTATTACCCGCTAAATCAGTTCAAGTTAAGTATAGTTTTTAAGCTCATGGTCATGGTGTACATGTAGATCCAATCAAGAGACGACAATTGAATTGGACAAGCCGGTACAAAATCATTAAAGGTGTTGCTCGAGCTCTTCTTTATCTTCATGAAGATTCTAGATTTCGTATTATACATCGTGACCTCAAAACAAGTAATATCCTCTTAGATGATGATATGAATCCTAAGATAGCAGATTTTGGATTAGCAAAACTGTTTGGCACGGATCAAACTCAGGGAAATACGAATCAAATTGTGGGAATATAGTAAGTTTTATTTAGAATTATACTAGAACTTATTAATTATTGACATCTTTAGTAACTATCAATTGACTATCTATCTATAGGACTTGAGTTTTATGACTATTATGTTAAAACTACATaatactttttgaaaaacttacaGAAAACTGAATCAACATCAAGTACTTTTTCTTGAATCATGTCATATGTTCAAAATCTTGACATGCAATGGATATATGGCACCCGAATATGCAATGTACTGACAATTTTCAACAAAGTCAGATGTTTTTAGTTTTGGTGTAATAGTCCTTGAAATTGTGAGCGGCAAAAGGCACATTGAGAATGGCAGTGAGGAGAGTATAGAGCAGCTACTAAGCTTTGTAAGTCCTCCTCCTCTGTATATTCATATAGAAGGTTATGTTATCTTAAACATAATGTATGTAACATCTGTGTGTGACTGATCAAATTCTTGCAGGTTTGGAGAAATTGGAAGGAGAGAACAGCTATAAATATCATAGATCCATCATTAAGCAATATTTCACCAAATGAAGTTATGAGATGCGTCCACATTGGCTTGCTTTGTGTTCAAGAAGATTTAGCGCATAGACCAAACATGAGTTCTATTGTATTGATGCTGGATAGTTGTTCTGTAACTATGCCAACACCTTCAGAACCTGCATTTTTTCTGGGGACTACTAGAACTAGAAGCCTTCCATTATCAGACATACATTCAGCTGAGAATAatacaacaacaagaacaagtgaATCCACAAGTAAATCAGCTCAAGAATCAGAAAATGAGGCTTCCGTTACTGAGCTATATCCTCGCTAaaatgttctttattttctattaaggAAAGCAAGGTTGGCTAGTTAGGATTCTCGTCAAGTTCAGCTGGTCCAGCTTATTGTTGTAATAATTGAGCAATAAGTAGATTCTCAAATTTTGTGATAGATTTATAGGTCTTGATAAAAACAAATATtaagtaaaattttgaaaaatgataaTGGTGTACGTTTTGTTAACTAAAGAGCATGGAAATAGTTAACATAAAATGGgagaacaaaaaaaacaaaatgtgCAACCACTAAATTAATATACATACATTTATGAGCATGTGGTGACGTACACTTCTGTAAGAAAGTACCGGGTCATAGGAACCAAGACTTGGTATTTGCAAAACTCTCAAGAACAGCAACATTGATAGAATTTTTCCACAAATTGAACAGATATACTCTGAAAGAGTTTCATTATTTAAAGAGGATAAATTTCGTTTATAAACAGCTAGCAAGTAGCAACTTGGATTACAACTATTCATATTAAAAGCTTCAATAAACCAATTGATAGCTGTTATTCCAAAAACACAAACCATAATGTCTTATGTTCTCTATGTAAGGCTACTTTCCTTAGTTTCTTGCCTCATCATAATCATTTTCATATCTAAAGTCCATGCAGATGCAACTGCTCTAGTTTGTGGTAACACTGTAGTTAACTCTAGAGCAAATAGCAACTATGCCAAAAACCTTAACACCCTTTTGTCCACTCTCACTTCCAACACAAAAATCAACTACGGTTTCTACAATTCCTCATATGGCCAAAACACAGACAGAGTAAATGCCATTGGACTCTGCAACACAGCAAGGAGGCAACTGGTTGCGTTACTCGGATAGTGCCATTTTCGGCCACAAGGAATTGCTACCTATGTACTATAGTGTTGAAGAAAAGAACAAAACTCAGGTTGATAAGTTCAATGAAGTGCTAAACAATTTGCTAGAAAATCTTAAAAGCAAAGCTGCATCTGGTGACTCTCGTCGAAAATATGGTGTGGGAAGTGCCTCGGTAGGTCCAAGGAACATAACCATATATGGTGTTGTTCAGTGTACTCCTGATTTGTCTGAGAAAGAGTGTGATGATTGCTTGGTTGAGTCAATTCAATTGCTACCAACTTGTTGAAATGATAAGATTGGTGCTGGTGCTGGAGTCGTTAGAGCAAGTTGCTTTCTTAGATATAACACCTCAATCTTCTATGACCCTTCAACACCAGCACTTTCACCTTTACCTCAAGGAACTTTACCTTATGATGTTCCTTCTTTTGCCTcctatatttgattatttttgttaatcACTTATTAGTTACTGATGTTTTGGTTTTTTTCAGCAGAGGTACAACCACCATCTCTATCTCTGAATCCATCATCAGCACCTTCACCACAAGGTACTTGAGCTATGACATTATGCTTAGTTTACTTTTCAATTGATAATTGGTTATCCTTCATTATCCATTAAATGTCCTAATGGATCACTATGGTTTTGGCTTTTTGCAGGGACGAATAATGCATCAAGTACTGCAGTtcatttattgttgttattgttgttgggttcattTTTAGCTGTATCTATATAAGGAGGCCAGCACAATTTCTTAAAGCAATTCTTTCTAATAAGGACGAGTTTAGCTGGTCCACATTGTTGTAATGTTGTAATAATAAGAGATATATAAGTGTTAGATTTGTTACTCGATTTCTGCTATTAAACAAACAATTCCTCAAAGCACTTTGTCAAGTGCTGCTTAATTTGCTTTTATTCCCTTATATAATAGTGTTATGTtatgattaattgattaattgatcCCCTTATATAACGTTAACTGTGTGACATTGTAGTTCGCATCAAGTAAGCATCAATGGATCAATAACATACACTAAGTTTTTATGAGAATTCCATGAAACAAGGGGtttcttttcaactttttggtatcAAAACCAGTAATAAAGTTTCTTTTCTGGTTATCAATACTTGGGAAGGGACCATTCCTGTGGAAGATTGTTTTGGAACCTCTCATTGTCTTGGCAATAATCATAAATCATATGGTATTTCCTGACCCATTTGAACCACCTTCTTTGTGGGGATGTGAGTGTGCTGAAGTTGTTTAGGTTCCACCAATTAACATGGCTAGCTACTCTGCAGAACCTTGGGTTCCCTTTCCACACACAAGCATCAATGTTGTAGTTCCTGAATGAAGCTATGAAGGGACCCTTTGTCCAATCTATCTTGTCTTGACCTCCTCTTGTTGCCCAGCTATCACCATTCCAAAGAGTTGCTTCTAGACTCATTGGTTGCCTTCTTGGAAATGGAACTCCCTTGTCACCATGGTTTCTGTACACTCTTATTGGAATGCTATCCACCATGAACCTGCAACACCCCAATTCAATTTCACATCCTCAGCTTTATTGGCCTATGTTCAAAGGGTTAACAATTTGCAATAATGCAGGCTTAGCCTTACACAATCTGGTGCAGATTCCACAACACTGAGTAAGTATGGAAGTCCTTTGTAGGATCAAACCATAGATAAATCCTCTCCTCTCTATTGCCAAACCCATCTGCATAAATATTTGTTTGAAGAATATAAGGCTGCTCAGACATGTTTCCTAGAAACTCAAAGTCAATCTCGTCGCGATTTGGTTGATCAGATGCCATCTGCAATAAATCAACAAAGTAGTATAAATGTCTGTGTGTTCTTTTACTATGCAAAACAATGAGGAGGTACAAAAATGGAAGATTAAAGGGTTTGCTTACATAGTAGGCTAATACTGTGCCTGCAGAATCACCTGGTACTAGTTTGATTTGCATGTCAATTTGTCCAAACAAAAACATCTGATTTGAAGCAAAACCAGCCCCTACAATATTTCAAACCACAATAGTTAAGATAGGATCATGAATATTGATGATTCAGCTAGAAATTGGATTTAAACCGTGCATGGCGCAGTATTGGTACCGGATTGTTGATCAAGCTTCAAAGTTCTAGTGTGTCCATCAGCAGATGTGTTTACATGGGTAGGTGACCATAAAACATAGAAGTCCTTATTGAAGTTTCCTGTTGAAACAACAGATGCAACTGAAATATGAAACAAAATGGAGGACacaatcccaatgaggaagaagagTGCTATCTGCAAGTTATTCATTGTCTCTGTTAAAGATATTGAAGGAAGCCAGACATATATATAGGTATTGCATGGAAGGGACAATTAGGAATATGTTCAATCAAGAATATCTTtagaaagaagcaaaggaattTACAGCTGTCATATTCTTCCTAGTTAGGACTTAACCAAATCCTCATTACAACATAATTAAATGTTTGAGGTACTCTTAAAGTGAGGCTTAGCACATTAAATTGATGGCTACTGCAACATTAGCTATCTTAAAATGTTACCTGTGAATCAAGGAACATGAATGATGAATTCAAAGAATATTGTTATCCATGTTCCAACTAAACTTGTGGCAAGGAAAATTATCAGGATCAGGGAATTAAAATTATCTATACCAATCTTTGGAAGCATACATGTGCTTTCTCAAGAGAAGCCTTTTCAGCAGAAAGTTTACAGAAGAATCTGAATACTTGATTATAAAGCTTCCCGTCTTCTAAAGACTTCAAAAAAAttattcctttttttctttttgctgtgtCGTTAATGAGTTGGTTACATATTGCAGGATATATTTACGGTATTAGTTTCATAACTTATCTGATAAACCATATCCACACTTTAACTCTCTATTCATCATGTAATTGAATTCATATTACCATTCTCAAGCCTGTTCAAGTGTGATTGAaagaatatttttctatttttttattattattattaggctaTTATACATCTTTGGTTACAACTTTACATAACCCTTCAGTTTGCAAAGTTGTTTTTCAAATAACTTCATCAACTTTTGATTAAACTAGCCATAAAAAGACAAGCATTCGTCGATTAGTTTGGGCGTTGTGCATGATCCGAATAAGTATACATTAAAAATGGAGACCTatgaggtaaaaaaaaaaaacaaaagttaggGAGTCCTAGCCCTCTATAAATTCCTTCAATTTGTTGGCTTTTAGTTGTCAAGGAATATTTATATTCTTGAACTGAGCAATATTACCCAGACCAAAAAAAGGAGCAATATACTAATCACGAAATTGGTATTAACGAGAATATGTTTTAAAGAATGATTAGTTTTTGTAAGATATAAATTATCAGCATGGAAAATATTTTACAAATACATGTAATATAATTAGAGGAGTGCTAGGCACcaacaatttttgtgttttgtaactattaattggctatcaataatattttttatagtgtgagattacatctaattataaaaaatcgctcattttttttttataattaagtattgatcacaaaacacaaaaataactagtcactaaattttttcatataattatacTTTTTGACCCCCAAATACTTGACATCTTTTTATAGGAAATTTTAAATAGTTATGCACACCAAAATCTAAACAAAAAAACTTATTTTGTGGattcatttaaatttaaattttc includes:
- the LOC112711882 gene encoding probable xyloglucan endotransglucosylase/hydrolase protein 10, which gives rise to MNNLQIALFFLIGIVSSILFHISVASVVSTGNFNKDFYVLWSPTHVNTSADGHTRTLKLDQQSGAGFASNQMFLFGQIDMQIKLVPGDSAGTVLAYYMASDQPNRDEIDFEFLGNMSEQPYILQTNIYADGFGNREERIYLWFDPTKDFHTYSVLWNLHQIVFMVDSIPIRVYRNHGDKGVPFPRRQPMSLEATLWNGDSWATRGGQDKIDWTKGPFIASFRNYNIDACVWKGNPRFCRVASHVNWWNLNNFSTLTSPQRRWFKWVRKYHMIYDYCQDNERFQNNLPQEWSLPKY